A stretch of Lathyrus oleraceus cultivar Zhongwan6 chromosome 6, CAAS_Psat_ZW6_1.0, whole genome shotgun sequence DNA encodes these proteins:
- the LOC127096584 gene encoding extensin isoform X2: MATSRGRMNAGILLFCLTLATLPLTHCDADRSIRIWKSPKHRRNVINKNSKKLKIIKHFDFNPSIYSSNAQPYSINSPLSLPPYESLGPENSTPYCVYPPPNTPFTIPTPTGSQPTLPSPPYSYTSPYLPLQSPPPAPTTTTPSPPENLPTPTPETVPSPPENFPTPTPEIVPSPPSNIPGSPEPILNPPIIFPGPPESSTSPPYFEPGPPESSTSPPYFEPAPPYYEPTPTPFIPSPTGGSGTIPSPSSTFPSPSGGSGTIPSPSSTFPSPSGGTIPSPTVFQPPVVYPPPSVPPRAKTAPQATLWCVAKASVPDPIIEEAMNYACWSGADCTSIQPNGPCFQPDSVFAHASYAFNSYWQRTKASGGTCEFGGTAVLVSVDPSFDGCHFIYN; this comes from the exons ATGGCAACAAGCAGAGGAAGAATGAATGCTGGGATACTTCTTTTCTGCCTGACTTTAGCTACTCTTCCTCTCACTCATTGTG ATGCAGATAGATCAATAAGAATATGGAAATCCCCTAAACACAGAAGAAATGTAATCAACAAGAACTCAAAGAAGTTGAAAATAATCAAACATTTTGATTTTAATCCATCTATATATTCATCAAATGCACAACCCTATAGTATCAACTCTCCATTATCTTTGCCTCCTTATGAATCACTAGGTCCAGAAAATAGCACTCCATATTGTGTATATCCACCACCAAATACTCCTTTCACTATTCCAACCCCCACTGGTTCTCAACCTACCCTACCATCACCTCCTTACTCTTACACCTCACCTTATCTTCCACTCCAAAGCCCACCTCCAGCCCCAACAACCACTACACCAAGCCCACCAGAAAATCTTCCAACACCAACACCTGAAACTGTTCCAAGCCCACCAGAAAATTTTCCAACACCAACACCTGAAATTGTTCCAAGCCCACCTAGTAACATACCAGGCTCACCAGAGCCTATATTAAATCCTCCCATCATTTTTCCAGGCCCGCCCGAATCATCGACGAGCCCACCTTATTTCGAGCCCGGCCCACCCGAATCATCAACAAGCCCACCTTATTTTGAGCCCGCCCCACCATACTACGAGCCCACACCAACGCCATTCATACCTTCCCCTACTGGGGGCAGTGGCACCATCCCAAGCCCATCAAGTACATTTCCATCTCCTAGTGGAGGTAGTGGCACCATCCCAAGCCCATCAAGTACATTTCCATCTCCCAGTGGAGGCACTATCCCAAGCCCAACAGTATTTCAGCCACCTGTAGTCTACCCACCACCAAGTGTGCCACCGCGAGCCAAAACCGCCCCGCAGGCCACGTTGTGGTGTGTGGCTAAGGCTTCAGTTCCAGACCCAATCATCGAAGAGGCGATGAATTATGCTTGCTGGTCAGGAGCGGATTGCACGTCGATTCAGCCCAACGGGCCTTGCTTTCAGCCAGACAGTGTATTTGCACATGCTTCCTATGCCTTCAATAGTTACTGGCAAAGGACTAAAGCTTCTGGTGGCACTTGTGAGTTTGGAGGGACAGCAGTATTGGTTTCAGTTGACCCTA GCTTTGATGGATGCCACTTCATCTACAACTGA
- the LOC127096584 gene encoding extensin isoform X1, giving the protein MATSRGRMNAGILLFCLTLATLPLTHCDADRSIRIWKSPKHRRNVINKNSKKLKIIKHFDFNPSIYSSNAQPYSINSPLSLPPYESLGPENSTPYCVYPPPNTPFTIPTPTGSQPTLPSPPYSYTSPYLPLQSPPPAPTTTTPSPPENLPTPTPETVPSPPENFPTPTPEIVPSPPSNIPGSPEPILNPPIIFPGPPESSTSPPYFEPGPPESSTSPPYFEPAPPYYEPTPTPFIPSPTGGSGTIPSPSSTFPSPSGGSGTIPSPSSTFPSPSGGTIPSPTVFQPPVVYPPPSVPPRAKTAPQATLWCVAKASVPDPIIEEAMNYACWSGADCTSIQPNGPCFQPDSVFAHASYAFNSYWQRTKASGGTCEFGGTAVLVSVDPSESYDHKKHRLSLSNS; this is encoded by the exons ATGGCAACAAGCAGAGGAAGAATGAATGCTGGGATACTTCTTTTCTGCCTGACTTTAGCTACTCTTCCTCTCACTCATTGTG ATGCAGATAGATCAATAAGAATATGGAAATCCCCTAAACACAGAAGAAATGTAATCAACAAGAACTCAAAGAAGTTGAAAATAATCAAACATTTTGATTTTAATCCATCTATATATTCATCAAATGCACAACCCTATAGTATCAACTCTCCATTATCTTTGCCTCCTTATGAATCACTAGGTCCAGAAAATAGCACTCCATATTGTGTATATCCACCACCAAATACTCCTTTCACTATTCCAACCCCCACTGGTTCTCAACCTACCCTACCATCACCTCCTTACTCTTACACCTCACCTTATCTTCCACTCCAAAGCCCACCTCCAGCCCCAACAACCACTACACCAAGCCCACCAGAAAATCTTCCAACACCAACACCTGAAACTGTTCCAAGCCCACCAGAAAATTTTCCAACACCAACACCTGAAATTGTTCCAAGCCCACCTAGTAACATACCAGGCTCACCAGAGCCTATATTAAATCCTCCCATCATTTTTCCAGGCCCGCCCGAATCATCGACGAGCCCACCTTATTTCGAGCCCGGCCCACCCGAATCATCAACAAGCCCACCTTATTTTGAGCCCGCCCCACCATACTACGAGCCCACACCAACGCCATTCATACCTTCCCCTACTGGGGGCAGTGGCACCATCCCAAGCCCATCAAGTACATTTCCATCTCCTAGTGGAGGTAGTGGCACCATCCCAAGCCCATCAAGTACATTTCCATCTCCCAGTGGAGGCACTATCCCAAGCCCAACAGTATTTCAGCCACCTGTAGTCTACCCACCACCAAGTGTGCCACCGCGAGCCAAAACCGCCCCGCAGGCCACGTTGTGGTGTGTGGCTAAGGCTTCAGTTCCAGACCCAATCATCGAAGAGGCGATGAATTATGCTTGCTGGTCAGGAGCGGATTGCACGTCGATTCAGCCCAACGGGCCTTGCTTTCAGCCAGACAGTGTATTTGCACATGCTTCCTATGCCTTCAATAGTTACTGGCAAAGGACTAAAGCTTCTGGTGGCACTTGTGAGTTTGGAGGGACAGCAGTATTGGTTTCAGTTGACCCTAGTGAGTCCTATGATCATAAAAAACATAGACTTTCATTAAGTAACTCATAA
- the LOC127096583 gene encoding inositol transporter 1, with the protein MTNVVMTTTIQSAPGSSGYLDLYPERKMSFFKNPYVLGLAAVAGIGGMLFGYDTGVISGALLYIKDDFESVRESKILQETIVSMAIAGAIFGASTGGLINDAYGRKMSTLFADVIFIFGSITMAAAPDPYILIMGRLIVGYGVGIASVTAPVYIAEASPSEIRGSLVSTNTLMITGGQFISYIVNLAFTRVPGTWRWMLGVSAVPALVQFILMLFLPESPRWLFMKNRKDEAVDVLSNIYDLARLEDEVEFLTAEANQDIRKKKKARFRDVFKSKEIRLAFMVGAGLMVFQQFTGINTVMYYSPTIIQMAGFKSNEMALQISIFVAAMNAVGTILGIYLIDHAGRKILALCSLGGVFASLVLLFLSFSNQSSSAGAAAVSSTGWLAVLGLILYIAFFSPGMGPVPWTMNSEIYPKEYRGVCGGMAATVCWVSNLIVSQTFLSVAEALGTALTFLILAIITVFAFVFVFLYVPETKGLTFDEVELIWKEKAWGSTHINNSNNNSDSQNLLGRDNDQ; encoded by the exons ATGACGAATGTTGTTATGACTACTACAATACAATCAGCGCCAGGAAGTTCAGGGTATTTGGATTTGTACCCTGAACGCAAAATGTCATTTTTTAAGAATCCTTATGTTCTCGGTCTCGCTGCGGTCGCCGGCATTGGTGGCATGCTTTTTGGCTACGACACAG GTGTGATATCAGGAGCACTTCTATATATAAAGGATGATTTTGAATCTGTTAGAGAAAGCAAAATTCTGCAGGAAACAATAGTGAGCATGGCAATAGCTGGTGCAATATTTGGAGCATCAACAGGCGGTTTGATTAACGATGCTTACGGACGAAAAATGTCGACACTTTTCGCTGATGTTATCTTCATTTTCGGATCAATCACTATGGCTGCTGCACCTGATCCTTACATTCTCATAATGGGACGCCTTATAGTTGGTTACGGCGTCGGAATTGCGTCTGTCACTGCTCCCGTCTACATCGCCGAAGCATCGCCTTCCGAAATCAGAGGTTCTTTAGTCAGTACTAACACTCTCATGATTACCGGCGGACAATTTATTTCATACATTGTTAACCTCGCCTTTACGCGTGTTCCCGGTACTTGGCGATGGATGTTGGGAGTTTCGGCTGTCCCTGCACTTGTTCAATTCATTCTCATGCTCTTCCTACCTGAATCTCCTAGATGGCTTTTTATGAAGAATAGAAAAGATGAAGCTGTTGATGTTCTTTCCAACATCTATGATTTGGCTCGTCTTGAAGACGAAGTCGAATTTCTAACGGCTGAGGCGAACCAAGACATACGGAAAAAAAAGAAAGCCAGATTTCGGGATGTTTTTAAATCTAAAGAAATCAGATTAGCATTCATGGTTGGAGCAGGACTTATGGTGTTCCAACAGTTTACAGGAATTAACACTGTGATGTACTACAGTCCGACGATAATTCAAATGGCCGGTTTTAAATCTAACGAAATGGCTCTTCAAATCTCAATCTTTGTTGCTGCAATGAATGCTGTTGGAACAATTCTTGGTATTTACCTCATTGATCATGCAGGGAGGAAGATCTTAGCTCTTTGTAGCTTAGGCGGCGTGTTCGCGTCTTTGGTACTcttgtttctgtcattctcaaACCAATCATCATCAGCAGGAGCAGCAGCAGTAAGTAGTACCGGGTGGCTTGCAGTTTTGGGCTTGATACTATATATTGCGTTTTTCTCACCGGGGATGGGGCCGGTGCCGTGGACGATGAACTCGGAGATATATCCTAAGGAATATAGAGGAGTTTGTGGGGGTATGGCTGCAACTGTGTGTTGGGTTTCAAATCTGATTGTTTCTCAGACATTTCTTTCTGTTGCTGAAGCTTTAGGAACTGCTCTCACTTTCTTGATTCTTGCTATCATTACAGTGTTTGCCTTTGTGTTTGTGTTTCTATATGTTCCTGAGACTAAGGGATTGACCTTTGATGAGGTTGAGTTAATATGGAAAGAGAAAGCTTGGGGCAGCACTCACATtaacaacagcaacaacaactCTGACTCACAAAACCTTCTTGGGAGGGATAATGATCAATAA
- the LOC127096585 gene encoding DNA-binding protein BIN4, which translates to MSSSGDSSPDWLRSFQVPTPDSPVALSSDSEPLRDSGGFSDEDRKSLQIDDQTPSRGKKMDTQKEKNGKREDKKIKLDSDTDNETKHREPIRSLWELSSDSESYRDHIPKTEDDIDQVETSKPQISPPPSEVECRDGLPDKDGKSPSKKVSKAKTAQKQIMVEGCTPVKGKKTKVNVNGKGDDGDVEVKEEETVEKHVGPNVSSSMLPLMLSEKVHRTKALIECQGDSIDLSGDMGAVGRIIISDSLSGDPEMGLDLKGTVYKTSIVPCRTFCVVSFGQSEAKIEAIMNDFVQLNPPSDVYEAETMVEGTLDGFSFDSDEEAGKNQKATHPSDQNEHAEEHTPGKSKRKADKTSGTEKKRGRSTGGKSQSKISKKKAPSSKRAKTKK; encoded by the exons ATGAGCAGTTCTGGAGACAGCTCCCCCGATTGGTTGCGTTCTTTTCAG GTACCCACTCCTGATTCGCCGGTGGCACTGTCATCTGATTCCGAGCCTTTACGTGATAGTGGTGGCTTTTCAGATGAGGATAGAAAAAGTCTTCAAATAGATGATCAAACACCATCCAGAGGGAAGAAAATGGATACGCAGAAGGAGAAAAATG GAAAGAGGGAGGATAAGAAGATCAAGCTTGACTCTGACACTGACAACGAAACCAAGCACAGA GAACCCATTCGTTCACTGTGGGAACTGTCATCAGATTCCGAGTCATACCGTGATCATATTCCAAAAACTGAAGATGATATTGATCAGGTGGAAACTTCTAAGCCCCAAATATCTCCACCTCCTAGTGAAGTAGAATGTAGGGATGGACTTCCTGACAAAGATGGAAAGTCTCCATCCAAAAAGGTTTCAAAAGCAAAGACGGCACAAAAACAAATAATGGTAGAAGGCTGTACACCAGTAAAAGGGAAGAAAACAAAGGTTAATGTAAATGGGAAAG GTGATGATGGAGATGTAGAGGTTAAAGAGGAAGAAACTGTTGAAAAGCATGTTGGACCAAAT GTTTCCTCCTCAATGTTGCCTTTGATGCTTTCTGAGAAAGTTCACCGTACAAAG GCTCTTATTGAGTGTCAAGGTGACTCCATAGATTTGAGTGGTGATATGGGAGCTGTAGGGCGGATTATCATCTCAGATTCCCTTTCTGGGGATCCGGAAATGGGCTTAGATTTGAAAG GAACAGTCTACAAAACATCTATAGTTCCTTGCCGGACGTTTTGCGTT GTAAGCTTTGGGCAGTCGGAGGCAAAG ATAGAGGCCATCATGAATGACTTCGTACAGCTGAATCCACCGTCTGATGTTTATGAAGCCGAAACTATGGTTGAAG GGACATTGGATGGTTTTTCCTTTGATTCTGATGAGGAAGCTGGCAAGAATCAGAAAGCCACCCACCCATCTGATCAAAACGAGCACGCCGAGGAACACACACCTGGTAAATCTAAACGGAAGGCAGACAAAACATCA GGTACTGAAAAGAAAAGAGGTAGAAGTACCGGCGGAAAATCACAGTCAAAGATATCCAAGAAAAAAGCTCCAAGTTCCAAGAGAGCAAAGACTAAGAAATGA